TCCAGACAagagtccggacagggtccagaccagagttcagaccagagtccagacctgggTCCAGACCcaggtccagaccagagtccagacccgaGTCCAGACAAGAGTCCGGAcaggatccagaccagagttcagacccGAGTCCAGACAAGGGTTGGGACAGGGTCCAGCCtagagttcagaccagagtccggacagggtccagacaagAGTCCGGACCCGAGTCCAGACAAGAGTCCGGAcaggatccagaccagagttcagaccagagtccagaccagagtccagacaagGGTtgggacagggtccagaccagagttcagaccagagtccagaccagagtccagacccgGATCCAGACcggagtccagaccagagtccagaccagagtccagacaagGGTTGGGACAGGGTCCAGCCtagagttcagaccagagtccggacagggtccagacaagAGTCCGGACCCGAGTCCAGACAAGAGTCTGGAcaggatccagaccagagttcagaccagagtccagaccagagtccagacaagGGTtgggacagggtccagaccagagttcagaccagagtccagaccagagtccagacccgGATCCAGACCGGAGTCCAGACAagagtccggacagggtccagaccagagttcagaccagagtccagacccgGGTCCAGACCCGAGTCCAGACAAGAGTCCGgacaagagtccagaccagagtccggacaaGAGTCAagacatgagtccagaccagagtccggacaagagtccagaccagagtccagacccgggtccacaccagagtccagacccgGGTCCAGACAAGAGTCCGGACCCGAGTCCAGACAagagtccggacagggtccagaccagagtccagacccgaGTCCAGACAAGAGTCCGGACatggtccagaccagagttcagaccagagtccagaccagagtccagaccagagtccagacccgGATCCAGGCCCGAGTCCAGGCCCGAGTCCAGACCCGAGTCCAGACAAGAGTCCGGACAAGAGTCCGGAcaggatccagaccagagttcagaccagagtccagacccgaGTCCAGACAAGGGTTGGGACAGGGTCCAGACtagagttcagaccagagtccggacagggtccagacaagagtccagacccgagtccagaccagagtccagacaagGGTtgggacagggtccagaccagagttcagaccagagtccggacagggtccagaccagagttcagcccagagtccagaccagagtccagacccctggagaagcagcatttagctgttctgCTGTAAACAAGTTGaagtagctgctggtggagaTTAGAtgttaaatccaggttaaaacattttctcctgCATAAAATCTGCTCGGTAACAATAAACGACTTCATTTTAATCAAGTGGAGAAATAACCAATCAAAGGcaaacataactttttgagCTTGGGGTTCTATGAAATCTGTCATCATGTCACATCCTGTTTTTCTAAAAACTGTCTGATGATCATTGTGGGTTTCAATGTtttgctcaaggacacttcggcacgATGTCGAGTTTTAGTCTATGGCCTCAGTAGCTTCTACAATCAGATGTTTCTTTAATCAGAAACCAGACGATTAGCGTGACGTCTGTCCTGTCTGCTATGTTCTGTCTTTCCTCAGACGAACCGCTTGTCCTGACTGCTTCACTTCAACCAAGAACAAGCAGGTGAGAAGCCAAAAAACCCCAATTATCACAATCAGGAGTAGATGCATTTCATTTAAAGTGAGATATGCTGCTCATTAGATTTAACTGTGAGAGATTTAGTTACATGTaagtttaaaacatttgcaGCTTCATGATTTtctataacacattttaaaggttaaacCGGTATGAAAATACGGTTGGACAGCTAATTGAAAGTGAAGACATGAAATCCAGAGCGAGTTAAACTGGCTGATGAGCTCAGTTATTTAAATCTTTCCAAGCAGGACTGATCGGGTCTTTGTCTCGTTTCTCTGCAGTCTGTCTTCACTCGCATGTCTGTGGTCAAAGCTCTGGAGAAAATATCTGATGCCAAGTTTCTGAGGTAATTATCACCTCACTATGtcattttagattattttcaatttattcacatatttgtttgtttgtttttcgtCTCCAGGCATTACCCTTGTCCTCCCAAGCAGCCAACCAGCAGATGCATCTCTCGGGATGTCCAGTGTCTCCACATGTCCGTCTTCGTAGCCGGTAATACTCGACTTCCAGAACTTCCATCAACATCTTTTCTACACCAAAAGACTAAATGATGGTTCTTTTTTATGTTCAGGCAGGTACAATAAATTCTGCCGCAGTCTGCCTCAGACTCCCTGGGTGATTGATGGAGAGAGGAGGATGGAGTCCTCGGTGGAGGAGCTGATTGCAACACCCATCCTGTCTGCTTTCCGAGCTGACGGTGAGTCCACCCTGGACCTTCATCACGCTGGTTCAGGGGTAAATAGCTGCTGTTTTCCTCCTGTTTTCATCTTTAACTACCATATGCTACCACCTCAGGCTGAGTACGACACAGACCTTGTTACCCTGtttcaataaatatttgtaGTCTTTTACTTTTGGCTTGGAATGTcacaaaaatggtaaaaaaaagatGGCAGTGGGTGTAAATGTGAGTTCAGTAGTTCAAACACTGGCCACAGTTTGTGTGGTCCTGGCTCTAGCGCCCTCTAGTGGCCAGCTGCCACTGATATGCTCCCTTTTTCTGGACTTTTTGaggacaccagcagcagcatctagATTAGTTGCAGTTCTTAGTGAAATTTTAGagagacctgtaaaaactccaTGACAGTATTCAAGACTACTGAAAACAGATGATGGAAATTTTTTCTTAATCATGATGAGCCATCAGCCCCTCGCTCTAGATATATTCTTCAGGTGGTAAAAGGCTGATCTGGTTCTTGTTTAAAATGGCTGTTAAAATTTAGCCCAAAGTTCTTACTGATGGAATCTGGATGCTCCTCTTTGTTTCCAAACACAatgattttagttttatgtttatttagctTGAGGAAATTCTGGCACATCCATGTCTGAGTGGATGCCTGCATGGTGGCTGGCTGTGAGCATAATTATGAtcagatatttagttttttatgagCTCATGGGAGCATGTACATGCTGAGCAACAGGGGGCCTaaaatggagccttggggaacttcACATAATATATAATTCCAAGTAATTGATATGAGGTAGTTCCTGTCTTTCAGAACTGGACCGGAGATTCCCTCTCAATGTTCCAATCGGGCTAATAGGATGTTCTGGTCGACCGTTTTAAAAGCAGCACTGAGATATAACAGAACCAAAACCGAGTGAAATCTCGGTTTTCTGAGGGGGCCGTCTGTCGTTTTCTGACCCCTGTCTACTGGAACATCTGCAGTCTGGctacattaaaaataacatttaagctTATTGttagtgaaaatgtttttactccTAAATTGACTTTATAGGAAATGCATAAaagttctgctttttctttttcttgcttgATAGGATTTAATTTCTCCTCATCTGGGAGGGAAGACGTGGACGTCAGGACTCTGGGAAACGGTGAGATTTGGTTTTTTTAAGATCCAGTGTGGTCGATGTCATCCCAAAAAAGTAGTAAAATACTTAACCTTTTTATTCTAAAGTAACAACAACACAAAGCttcttattttcactttattttacacacacggAGATACATTCAGGAATATTCCTTTTCATATCTAATAGATGACCCAAAGATATTTGACACTGGAGGTGTGAAACTGCATTTGCCCAGGATGTTGCCCGActgaaactatttatttatttagtcatttcacttcctgtttttgtttccccTGACAGGACGTCCATTTGCACTGGAGCTGCTGAATCCACACAGATCCAGACTCAGCAAAGTGGAGATGAAGCAGCTGCAGGAGGTGCTGAATATCTCCATTAACTCTGCGTTGTTCAGCAGACACTCAAAGGGAAAACAAGAGgcagtttaactctgtttgtGGCTTTGTGAGAAAGTTCATATGGTAACTGAAAATATCATGAATCTTCTTGGAGGGAATCCTAAATGGATAGACACGCGGTTTGCACAGCTAATCTCTGCCTTTTAGTTATTATGTGGCCACATCTTAGAAGCTCATTTTCTGAAACACGATGCCATTTTTCTCCATTGGCCAAATGCAAAATTCAGTATGAAATGTGTTCTGGTTCTTATCAGGTGTATGATGAAAGCCCCGGGAGCTGTTAGTAAAGTCCAGTTACGTTGTCATTTAGGCAGTTGATCACAACAATTTAGCCTTTTCCATCGTAGTTTTGAGAAAACCATGGCCATCAAAACTAAAACTGGCTAAAACATGGCTAGAAGTGTGTGAGAACTTTTGAGAGATTTATCGCACGAAACTGTTGAGACTCCCATAGAAGTGAAAGAGCAAGCCCAGTTTGGAGACCTATAACTCAGACATACTTTCACGTAGAAATTCCTCCATAACTTGAGCTGTTCATGAAAGATAAAACTTTTTGTGTCTGGAAGTGCATTTTGATAACTTTTACGGTTCTATGGGACCATGCTGGCCATTTGTTTTAAGTCACTTCCTTGCTTCCTTGGGGAATGCCATGATGCAGTGGTATGGCACATGGTAAGTCTGCAGAAGATAAACTGGCtgcagttttgtgtgtttgttgcattaaaaaaaaatcataaataataGGAGGAAAAAACTTAATGCAGCACAATATTTCATGAAATGTATTCCTTGCATCAAAATCTAAATTgtcatttaaacatattttgaataaaaatctgtttcatcATATGATATATTTACCGTATTTTATATTCTTAGTAATTCAGTGTATTGTCTAAATTGTTTTCAAGTCCttacttttttaaacatgttacaTAAAATTCTTTCTGGTGACAAACAGAGCTGCACCTGTGCAGTACTACAGTCCTCACacaaatctttttgtttgttttagacaATAAACACATCTTCAGACAAAATCAGAGTAAGAGACCTGCAGATAGTTTCCAGGTGAGTGACAACTGAGCTAAAACTTTATCTACACAGTTAAACCTCCACCTTTTGAGTGAGGAGTTTGTGtgggttttctttgtgttaaacTGCAGAGAGGCAATGAGTCGGatgaaggagggagaggaggagaagaccAAGTCATATACAGCATTGGTCTGGACCCAGAGGCCCATCCAGAGAGATGACATCGCCTTTATTGATGACATTAAGGTCAGTAAAACTTTCACATTAGTCTGTTTTGTCCAGAGATGAGAGTGCAGTATCTGTTGATGTGTTTTTGGtaaggcaggtttatttctatagcacatttcatgaacaaaacaactcaaagtgctctacataaaccattaaaagagctgagtgtcatcagcataattataatcagatatttaatttgtttccaTAGTTGGACttagtgggagcatgtagatgctgaacaataaaagTGGAGCCGTGGGGAACTTCACGTATCACCTTTGTTTAAGTACCAGTATCAGTAGTTATCAACTGATACAAAGTAGTAgggagccgccaccttaccatggtggaggagtttgcgtgtcctgatgatcctagtggctatgttgtcggggggctcatgcccctggtagggtcacccatggcagacaggtgtctaggggagggactaGACGAAGCGTGGCTCAAAACACCCCTTTGATGatgacaaatcatggacccaggtttcccttacCTGGACATGGGTCACTGGGGatcccctctggagccaggcctggtgGCTGaggcccgaaagggtgacatgggcccccccctgccgtgggctcaccacctgcaggaggggccatcgGTGTCAGGTGCAGCGTGagctggcggtctgatcctcagctgcagaagctagctctagggacgtggaatgtcacctctctggcggggacgGAACCTGAGCTGGTACTCGAGGTTGAATGGTTCCgtctagatatagttggactcacctcgacgcatggcttgggctctggaaccactgtccttgagaggggctggaccctcttccattctggagttgctcccggtgagaggcgccgagcaggtgtgggcatgctcattgcccccaacttggcgcctgtacgttggggtttaccccggtggacaaaagggtagcctccaTCCGctctgccctttgtcaccgattctgttcataacttttatggacagaatttctaggtgcatccgaggtgttgaggggatctggtttggtggcctcaggattgggtctctgctctttgcggatgatgtggttctgttggcttcatcaagccgtgatcttcagctctcaatggagcgattcgcagctgagtgtgaagcgacttggatgagaatcagcacctccaaatccgagaccatggtcctcagccggaaaagggtggagtgctggACTCTTTCagtacaagcggctgaaatgagttttctccgcagggtggccggactctcccttagagatagggtgagaagctcggtgatccgggaggggctcagagtagagacgctgctcctccacatcgagaggagccagatgaggtggctcgggaatctggttaggatgcctcctggatgcctccctggtgaggtgttccggacacgtcccaccggaaagaggccccggggaagacccaggacacgctggacagactacatctctcggctggcctgggaacgcctcgggatcccttcggatgagctggtgaatgtggccggggagagggaagtctgggtttccctgcttaggcagctgcccccacgacccgactcgAATGGATGGAAGGACAAAGCAGTAGGGCCGGGCGATTAATagaattttaatctcaattacaaTCTGAGTTTTCAATGatcacaaaaattaaatgatccagttatttttgtccttcgcagtttcctcttgtcCTGTTTTCAGTTACAAATCGAGCaccactggcattgcagcgctctactgcagactcctcccactgctgcagactcctcccacagccccacctgctttgcttttattcagcACGAGTTGCCAACACCTCTCAAGTTAGACTGAaagtcgcgactaaataatccaccagctccccgagacacaaagagacaaacgttataaacaaacagaactttttcacTCCAAAGGCCAGTAAACACAACAAACAGCCCAGATTTAAGAACCTCATCAaaactttggacaaacggcatcacctccgtctcgtctccatgttagtggagcgTCTCTcctgccctggatgatgaggatgatgagggtggtgtgaaggacgtggctacagtccagtGTTTCACCACCGCTACGATCAACCACCGTTACGACCAACCTGTGGTCAAGCTGGATCATAGAGCCGCATATAAATTGtctaattgtgttaaataattaagatttcaatttcagtcaaaataatcgtgattatcatttttcccataatggAGCAGCCCTACGAAGTAGTTCCTGTCTTCTAAGTAGCattaaaaccaattaaaaactGGACCGGAGATCCCAACCCAGTGTACCAGTCGGTATAACAGGAAGTTCTGGTCGACGGAGGTTCAGCCAGATGGAACCATGACTGAActtctgctgctgcctgtgtttacatggatgtcATTTCAGACTTTGAAGAGGGCAGTTTCAGAGTGTGGTCCAAGCCCTGACTGAAATACATCAAAATGAAGTTGTAAATAAGTTGTTGACAAACAACTTTTtggaattattttatttgaaaatgggAATTTTGGTAGGAAAAGAGCTGACTGTATAGAATAGTAAGTGTCgtatgaatgggtgaatgtggtttgttttattctggAAACTGATGTGTGAAGACGACAACCTTCTGATTAGTAGTTGCCATTTTTGAGCCCTTTGGTACCAGACGTCATGTagtcctgcttcaacacacttaaatcagattaaatggatctaacagcctgttctgcacaatgactcattattgttggtgcagggatacaagGAAAATCTGCTGGGTTGCtgcccttgtaggaccgaaaTAAGTAGCCCTGATGTATACCATTCCAGTTTCAATCATgtctgtagattcagtaaacagTTATTACAGCCCAGCGTTTGAGGCCATGCTGtcctccagtagcagatgatacaAAAACGCTcatgttacatcagcaagggtccagtaaaatagttggtctTTAATTCATTAGACAAAAATTTAAGGATATTAAGGGGTTTATGGGAGCAACACTGAAGAACCAAGAACCTGTAACCTTTGTTTTTCTGATCAGGATCTGACTCTAAACCAGAAGACCCCTCTGAGGGTTTTGCATCGACGGGCTCTGGCCATCCGGCAGCGAGTCATCCACAACATGAACACCCGCTTCCTGGACTCTCATCACTTTTACCTGGGCCTGAAAACCCAGGCTGGGACGTATCCTTGCAATAGATCCCATCTCTCACTTTCCAGATTACTGTTAAAGACCAGACCAGGTTAGAAACTGGGCCATTCCACTGATTTAGACTAAATTCCTGCAGTCAAACAATAGAAAAATGGGTGTAAAAGCTTCTTAATGTTGAACAGATATATCAAAGAGTTCGTCCATGGAGACTTTGGCCGCACAAAACCGAACCTGTGTCAGCTGCTGAAGACGGACACGGACATCGTGGAACTGGATGTGGAGGTGGGAGAAAAATAACGAGGTTAACCTGGCAAATGGTCATTCACTGGTTTCATTTTGtagaaaaactataaaaagtgactagtttaattagtttattattaTAGTTTAGAGGTCACGGCCCTCAGTATCGGTATTATTCAGGCTTTATGTGCTCCTTCTTGATGTCGGGATTGATCCATCAACTGCACCTGGCTGAATATGAAACTCTCTGACCGCTTTAATTCAGTGGGGTGTGTGGCTAAAGATCTTGGTTTTCTCCCATCAGTTGTGTCTAAACTTTGCACAGGTACCAACAAAATGACAAGTTTGTATAAAGGAAACAAGGTCTGCAGACACATAACTGCAGTCTGACTTGCAGTTTTAGACTTGTGCAGgtattttcactctttttttccttttaggatGAATTTGTAtatgggttttttttattacatttcttttctttccaaagTCAAAATATCAAGCtatttaataaaacaaccatgttaattattttatttacttaaacaTGCTCAGAGAACAGTGATTCCATGTATTTTTTGCCAGAAGTTGACCTGAAGAGAAAAAGGTTGTATAAAAACTCAGCATCAACGTTGTTACGGACACTGTgttagtaccaggttggaccctttttccttcagaagtGCCTTAATTCTTGATTCACCAGGgagttggaaacattcctcagagattttggtcCAAACTGACATGAaatcatcacacagttgctgcaggtttgttgcagctgaaatggagactcatcagaccagcaacgtttctccatcttcttggtgagtgtgtgtgaattgtagcctcagtttcctgctcttagctggcaggaggcacccagtgtgtcttctgctgctggagcatctgcttccaggctggacgtgttgcGTTCAGAGATGCTGGTCTTCAGACCTTGTTggaaccagtctgcccattctcctctgacatcagctggatattttctcttcgtcggaaaccctggagatggctGTGTgaccagtagatcagcagtttctgaaataaccaacaaccatgccacgttcagagtcacttaaatctcttttcttcctcattgtgATGCTCAGATTGAACTTGAAGTTGTGTTGACATGACTACATGAgttgagctgctgccatgtgattggctgatgagaCATTTCTGTTAACAAGCAGATGAACATGTGGAGCTGATAATGTGGACAATAAGTTTGTGTTGCTCTGATTTGTGTAAATAGGTATTTAAATGGTCAAATAAAATGATACAGTTCCTACATGTTCAGACTAATCTCTGTCTCCTGTCTCAGTCTGTGGACGTGGACTGGCCTCCTGCCGTACCAGAGTGACGCCCACG
The Melanotaenia boesemani isolate fMelBoe1 chromosome 4, fMelBoe1.pri, whole genome shotgun sequence genome window above contains:
- the pus10 gene encoding putative tRNA pseudouridine synthase Pus10 isoform X4, with translation MVLDKSDVIQVKEAFKWIIQGLVAKELGGVAVVTKSMFEVSMAFTHPETESDCHFLRTACPDCFTSTKNKQSVFTRMSVVKALEKISDAKFLRHYPCPPKQPTSRCISRDVQCLHMSVFVAGRYNKFCRSLPQTPWVIDGERRMESSVEELIATPILSAFRADGFNFSSSGREDVDVRTLGNGRPFALELLNPHRSRLSKVEMKQLQETINTSSDKIRVRDLQIVSREAMSRMKEGEEEKTKSYTALVWTQRPIQRDDIAFIDDIKDLTLNQKTPLRVLHRRALAIRQRVIHNMNTRFLDSHHFYLGLKTQAGTYIKEFVHGDFGRTKPNLCQLLKTDTDIVELDVESVDVDWPPAVPE
- the pus10 gene encoding putative tRNA pseudouridine synthase Pus10 isoform X1 — translated: MQARMYFGLMLPLKEKDKPIIQKLLSAGCCARCVLRFCCVSVQAAYQQPQQETLKELKAFIVDAAHSKVQDSTDINNSHDATGSETSEDPPSKKAKLDSSESSAQTDAAAAADEDDDDADDEDVRLKREELRVCVVCFGVLQDFSDTVQVMKIAETVKMQGYEFSTLTLSVSLPAQLYVREHSCWLHVKNEIRQKVMVLDKSDVIQVKEAFKWIIQGLVAKELGGVAVVTKSMFEVSMAFTHPETESDCHFLRTACPDCFTSTKNKQSVFTRMSVVKALEKISDAKFLRHYPCPPKQPTSRCISRDVQCLHMSVFVAGRYNKFCRSLPQTPWVIDGERRMESSVEELIATPILSAFRADGFNFSSSGREDVDVRTLGNGRPFALELLNPHRSRLSKVEMKQLQETINTSSDKIRVRDLQIVSREAMSRMKEGEEEKTKSYTALVWTQRPIQRDDIAFIDDIKDLTLNQKTPLRVLHRRALAIRQRVIHNMNTRFLDSHHFYLGLKTQAGTYIKEFVHGDFGRTKPNLCQLLKTDTDIVELDVESVDVDWPPAVPE
- the pus10 gene encoding putative tRNA pseudouridine synthase Pus10 isoform X2; the encoded protein is MLPLKEKDKPIIQKLLSAGCCARCVLRFCCVSVQAAYQQPQQETLKELKAFIVDAAHSKVQDSTDINNSHDATGSETSEDPPSKKAKLDSSESSAQTDAAAAADEDDDDADDEDVRLKREELRVCVVCFGVLQDFSDTVQVMKIAETVKMQGYEFSTLTLSVSLPAQLYVREHSCWLHVKNEIRQKVMVLDKSDVIQVKEAFKWIIQGLVAKELGGVAVVTKSMFEVSMAFTHPETESDCHFLRTACPDCFTSTKNKQSVFTRMSVVKALEKISDAKFLRHYPCPPKQPTSRCISRDVQCLHMSVFVAGRYNKFCRSLPQTPWVIDGERRMESSVEELIATPILSAFRADGFNFSSSGREDVDVRTLGNGRPFALELLNPHRSRLSKVEMKQLQETINTSSDKIRVRDLQIVSREAMSRMKEGEEEKTKSYTALVWTQRPIQRDDIAFIDDIKDLTLNQKTPLRVLHRRALAIRQRVIHNMNTRFLDSHHFYLGLKTQAGTYIKEFVHGDFGRTKPNLCQLLKTDTDIVELDVESVDVDWPPAVPE
- the pus10 gene encoding putative tRNA pseudouridine synthase Pus10 isoform X3 — its product is METLKELKAFIVDAAHSKVQDSTDINNSHDATGSETSEDPPSKKAKLDSSESSAQTDAAAAADEDDDDADDEDVRLKREELRVCVVCFGVLQDFSDTVQVMKIAETVKMQGYEFSTLTLSVSLPAQLYVREHSCWLHVKNEIRQKVMVLDKSDVIQVKEAFKWIIQGLVAKELGGVAVVTKSMFEVSMAFTHPETESDCHFLRTACPDCFTSTKNKQSVFTRMSVVKALEKISDAKFLRHYPCPPKQPTSRCISRDVQCLHMSVFVAGRYNKFCRSLPQTPWVIDGERRMESSVEELIATPILSAFRADGFNFSSSGREDVDVRTLGNGRPFALELLNPHRSRLSKVEMKQLQETINTSSDKIRVRDLQIVSREAMSRMKEGEEEKTKSYTALVWTQRPIQRDDIAFIDDIKDLTLNQKTPLRVLHRRALAIRQRVIHNMNTRFLDSHHFYLGLKTQAGTYIKEFVHGDFGRTKPNLCQLLKTDTDIVELDVESVDVDWPPAVPE